Below is a window of candidate division KSB1 bacterium DNA.
CGTGGCGAATGAGCCGTTGGAGGTGATTGGCGAGAAGAAGTTCCGGCAGTTGGCCTGTCACACCTGCCATATCGATAAACCGGATGCGCGCGGTCCTTCGTTGGTGGGTGTCTTTGGGGAGCCGGTTCGTTTGCAAAATGGCCGGACCGTGACCGTCGATGAAACGTACATTCGTGAGTCGATTTTGAATCCGAATGCCAAGATAGCTGCGGGCTACCGGCCGGTGATGCCGACCTTCAAAGGCCAGATCGACGAAGTTGGACTGTTGCAGATTACGGCTTATATTAAATCGTTAACTAAGAATAAATGAGGACGCTGACCTTTTGTCAAAAGAGTATTGGGAAACGCTGACCTTACTTAAAGAAGGTCAGCGTTTCCGAGAAAGCGGGAGTCACTAAATGAGCACAGCGGTTTTCAAACCACGTAAATCTCAGCTCGCCGATGATACAAATGGCGCATCAAATTATCTCAACGCCGGGTTTTCGGTCAAGTCCTGGCTGTTAACCGTTGACCACAAACGCATCGCGCTTTTATATCTGATTTCGATTACACTTTTCTTTTTTCTGGGCGGCATGTTTGCAGTTTTAATTCGCCTCGAATTGCTGACGCCGCAGGGCGACCTGATGCAGTCCGAGACCTACAACAAAATGTTTACCATGCACGGTATCGTGATGATTTTCTTTTTCCTCATCCCGTCGATTCCGGCAGTGCTGGGTAACTTTCTTATCCCGTTGATGATTGGTGCTAAAGACCTTGCCTTTCCGAGAATAAACTTATTGAGTTGGTACATTTATTCCGTGGGCGGCTTGTTTACTTTTGCAGCTATTGTCTTCGGCGGAGTGGACACGGGTTGGACTTTTTACACACCCTATAGCAGTACGTATTCGAATTCAAATGTGATTCTTGTAGCGGTCGGCGTTTTCATTACCGGTTTTTCTTCTATTCTAACCGGTTTGAATTTTATCGTGACGATTCATAAAATGCGTGCGCCAGGCATGACCTGGTTTCGGCTGCCGCTGTTCGTTTGGGCGCATTACGCCACCAGCATCATTCAGGTCTTAGGCACGCCCGTTATAACCACAGCAATTATGTTGATCGGTTT
It encodes the following:
- a CDS encoding c-type cytochrome, with the protein product VANEPLEVIGEKKFRQLACHTCHIDKPDARGPSLVGVFGEPVRLQNGRTVTVDETYIRESILNPNAKIAAGYRPVMPTFKGQIDEVGLLQITAYIKSLTKNK